From one Lycium barbarum isolate Lr01 chromosome 6, ASM1917538v2, whole genome shotgun sequence genomic stretch:
- the LOC132645991 gene encoding probable pectinesterase/pectinesterase inhibitor 20 has protein sequence MLNKPNRSFAMAFTHYILVIFLIQLFFSASHASLSSDEICNFTPYPNLCKTLLPQNNSIDIYDSGRLSIQLSLSTASQILDLINGFLKPIGLLLPKITMFAFQDCQFLLGQNVDLLSDAAAFTKKPNNSLENTEADDVETWLSATITNKQSCLDGLLVTPSNLQVANLITPLISKGSMMCSVSLALFKKGWNPGSGLGNVVSWSMFKIRQKVVVNPDGTGNYTTINDAIAGAPNNNSLAWEGYYQIYVVAGVYHEYVNIASNKKYLMMVGDGINKTIITGNRNMHDGWTTFKSATFAVDGRGFVAMKITFKNTAGAAKFQAVAVRNSADLSAFYSCSFEGYQDTLYTHSLRQFYKKCNIYGTIDFIFGNAAVVFQNCNIYPRVPLPGQFNPITAQGRSDINQNTGISFQKCTISPAPDLASYNGSSPVRTYLGRPWKEYSRTVYMQSFMDSFIHPDGWSIWAGDFALSKLYYAEFKNKGPGSDTSNRVTWPGYHGEISSNKASRFTVSNFILGDFWLPWTGVPYTGGLY, from the exons ATGCTCAATAAGCCTAATCGTTCATTTGCCATGGCATTCACACACTATATCCTTGTAATCTTCTTAATTCAACTCTTTTTCTCTGCCTCTCATGCATCTCTCTCCTCCGATGAAATTTGCAACTTCACCCCTTATCctaacttgtgcaaaactttaCTCCCTCAAAACAATTCTATTGACATTTATGACTCAGGAAGGCTCTCCATTCAGCTTTCCCTTTCAACAGCCAGTCAGATTCTTGACTTAATTAATGGTTTCCTCAAACCAATTGGTCTATTACTGCCTAAAATCACCATGTTTGCTTTCCAAGATTGCCAGTTCCTCCTTGGCCAAAACGTCGACCTATTATCGGATGCTGCTGCTTTTACTAAGAAACCGAATAATTCTCTTGAGAATACAGAAGCTGATGATGTTGAGACCTGGCTTAGCGCAACTATTACCAATAAACAAAGTTGTTTGGATGGTCTTCTAGTCACGCCTTCTAATTTACAGGTTGCAAACCTGATTACACCCTTAATTTCTAAAG GTAGCATGATGTGCAGTGTATCACTTGCACTTTTTAAGAAGGGGTGGAATCCTGGTTCTGGTTTAGGGAATGTCGTAAGTTGGAGTATGTTTAAAATTAGACAAAAGGTGGTGGTGAATCCAGATGGAACTGGGAACTATACTACTATCAATGACGCGATTGCAGGTGCCCCTAATAATAATAGCCTAGCATGGGAAGGCTATTACCAGATATATGTGGTTGCTGGTGTCTACCATGAGTATGTTAACATTGCTTCAAACAAGAAGTATCTGATGATGGTTGGTGATGGCATAAACAAGACTATAATCACTGGCAATCGAAACATGCATGACGGATGGACAACTTTCAAATCTGCCACATTTG CTGTAGATGGGCGAGGATTTGTGGCAATGAAGATTACCTTTAAGAACACAGCAGGAGCAGCAAAGTTCCAAGCAGTAGCTGTTCGGAATAGTGCTGATCTATCCGCATTCTACTCCTGCAGCTTTGAAGGGTACCAAGACACGCTTTACACGCATTCACTGAGACAATTCTACAAGAAATGTAACATATATGGGACTATAGATTTCATTTTCGGAAATGCAGCTGTTGTTTTCCAAAACTGCAACATCTATCCGCGTGTTCCATTGCCCGGTCAGTTTAATCCAATTACAGCACAAGGCAGATCAGACATTAACCAAAACACAGGCATATCTTTTCAAAAATGTACCATTTCTCCCGCTCCTGACCTAGCCTCGTATAATGGCAGTTCTCCAGTACGGACATATCTAGGCAGGCCATGGAAGGAATATTCGCGAACTGTTTATATGCAATCATTTATGGACAGTTTTATTCATCCTGATGGTTGGTCAATTTGGGCAGGAGATTTCGCACTGAGTAAATTGTATTATGCTGAATTTAAGAACAAAGGTCCAGGATCGGATACCAGTAACAGGGTCACATGGCCTGGTTATCATGGTGAGATTAGTTCCAACAAAGCATCTCGTTTCACTGTCTCCAATTTCATATTGGGGGATTTTTGGCTGCCTTGGACTGGAGTCCCTTACACTGGTGGTTTATATTAA
- the LOC132600094 gene encoding probable pectinesterase/pectinesterase inhibitor 20 produces the protein MLNKPNPSFAMAFTHYILVFFIIQVLSFSPSHASLSSDTICSITPYPNLCKTLLPQNNSIDIYDSGRLSIQLSISTTSQILDSINDFLNPINLLLPKSTISALQDCQFLLGLNVDLLLNTANVAKKPNNSLENTEAVDVDTWLSAAITNKQTCLDGLQVATSNLQVANLITPSISKGSMMCSVSLALFKKGWNLDSGLGNVVSWSILKIRQKVVVNPDGTGDYTTINDAIAAAPDNSLAVEGFYQIYVVAGVYHEYVSIATNKKYLMMVGDGIDKTIITGNRNVPDGWTTFSSATFAVDGQGFVAMNITFKNTAGAAKFQAVAVRNSADLSAFYSCSFEGYQDTLYTHSLRQFYKECNIYGTIDFIFGNAAVVFQNCNIYPRVPLPGQFNPITAQGRTDINQNTGISFDKCTITPASDLASYNGDTPVRTYLGRPWKEYSRTVYMQSYMDSIIHPDGWSIWTGDFALSTLYYAEYKNTGPGSNTSNRVTWPGYRGEINFKDASCFTVSNFIVGYFWLPWTGVPYTGGLYL, from the exons ATGCTCAATAAGCCTAATCCTTCATTTGCCATGGCATTCACGCATTATATCCTTGTATTCTTCATTATTCAAGTACTCTCTTTCTCTCCCTCTCATGCATCTCTATCTTCTGATACAATTTGCAGCATCACCCCTTATCccaacttgtgcaaaactttaCTACCTCAAAACAATTCCATTGACATTTATGACTCAGGAAGGCTCTCCATCCAGCTTTCAATTTCAACAACTAGTCAGATTCTTGACTCAATTAATGATTTCCTCAACCCAATTAATCTATTACTGCCTAAAAGCACAATTTCTGCTCTCCAAGATTGCCAATTTCTCCTTGGCCTAAATGTTGATCTATTATTGAATACTGCTAATGTTGCTAAGAAACCAAATAATTCACTTGAGAATACAGAAGCTGTTGATGTTGATACCTGGCTTAGTGCAGCTATCACCAATAAACAAACTTGTTTGGATGGTCTTCAAGTGGCGACTTCTAATTTACAGGTTGCAAACCTGATTACACCCTCAATTTCTAAAG GCAGCATGATGTGCAGTGTGTCACTAGCACTTTTTAAGAAGGGGTGGAATCTTGATTCTGGTTTAGGGAATGTTGTAAGTTGGAGTATATTGAAAATTAGACAAAAGGTAGTGGTGAATCCAGATGGAACTGGGGACTATACTACTATCAATGACGCGATTGCAGCTGCCCCGGATAATAGCCTAGCAGTGGAAGGCTTTTACCAAATATATGTGGTTGCTGGTGTCTACCATGAGTATGTGTCCATTGCTACAAACAAGAAGTATTTGATGATGGTTGGTGATGGCATAGACAAGACTATAATCACTGGAAATCGAAACGTACCTGATGGATGGACAACTTTCAGTTCTGCCACATTTG CTGTAGATGGGCAAGGATTTGTCGCAATGAACATTACCTTTAAGAACACAGCAGGAGCAGCAAAGTTCCAAGCAGTGGCCGTTCGGAATAGTGCTGATCTATCCGCATTCTACTCCTGTAGCTTTGAAGGGTATCAAGACACGCTTTACACACATTCCCTGAGACAATTCTACAAGGAATGTAACATCTACGGGACTATAGACTTCATTTTCGGAAATGCAGCTGTTGTTTTCCAAAACTGTAACATCTATCCCCGCGTTCCATTGCCCGGCCAGTTTAATCCAATTACAGCACAGGGCAGAACAGACATTAACCAGAACACAGGCATATCCTTTGACAAATGTACCATTACTCCCGCTTCTGACTTGGCGTCATACAATGGCGATACTCCAGTACGGACATATTTAGGCCGGCCATGGAAAGAGTATTCCCGAACTGTTTATATGCAATCATATATGGACAGTATTATTCATCCTGATGGTTGGTCGATTTGGACAGGGGATTTCGCGCTAAGTACGTTGTATTATGCTGAATATAAGAACACGGGTCCAGGGTCGAATACCAGTAACAGGGTCACATGGCCTGGTTACCGTGGTGAAATTAATTTCAAGGATGCATCTTGTTTCACTGTCTCCAATTTCATAGTGGGGTATTTTTGGTTGCCTTGGACTGGAGTCCCTTATACTGGTGGTTTATATTTATAA
- the LOC132645992 gene encoding putative pectinesterase/pectinesterase inhibitor 22: MEFTKFLFVFILLPFYQVLSFYEHNNFHPYQTSYTLDPHAMIIQACNNVQNQALCLSHIQSNLDNPGHRDPNSILRAAVHNSLNQAKLAIQSITKFSTLSASSRDQMAIEDCQELLDFSVTELAWSLGEMRKIRAGSRNVHYEGNLKAWLSAALSNQDTCLEGFEGTDRHLENFIKGSLTQVTQLISNVLTLYVQLNSLPFKQPRNESIRHETPKYPEWMTNGDKEMLVSSPNRMHVDAVIALDGSGRYRSIAQAVNEAPSHSNRRYVIYVKRGIYHENIDLKKKKTNIMLVGDGIGATVITGNRNFMQGWTTFRTATVAVSGKGFIARDITFRNTAGPKTFQGVALRVDSDQSAFFRCSMEGYQDTLYAHSLRQFYRECSIYGTIDFIFGNGAAVLQNCRIFTRQPLPQQKITITAQGRKSPDQSTGFSIQDSHIYTTRPTYLGRPWKMYSRTVYMNTYMSGMVQPRGWLEWYGNFALNSLWYGEYKNYGPGSSLSGRVKWPGYHIIKDPSTASFFSVQHFIDGMSWLPATGIHFSAGLTN; the protein is encoded by the exons ATGGAGTTTACCAAATTTCTCTTCGTTTTCATTCTTTTACCTTTCTACCAAGTTCTCTCCTTCTATGAGCATAATAATTTCCATCCATACCAAACATCCTATACTCTTGATCCTCATGCCATGATCATTCAAGCTTGTAACAACGTCCAAAACCAAGCCTTATGCCTCTCACACATACAATCCAACCTTGATAATCCTGGTCATAGGGACCCCAATTCAATCCTCAGAGCGGCCGTTCACAACTCCCTCAATCAGGCAAAGCTAGCCATTCAATCAATCACAAAATTCAGCACCTTATCAGCTTCATCCCGGGATCAAATGGCCATCGAAGATTGTCAAGAACTTCTCGATTTCTCGGTCACTGAACTAGCATGGTCCTTAGGTGAAATGAGAAAAATCCGAGCCGGTTCAAGGAACGTCCATTATGAGGGAAACCTCAAGGCATGGCTGAGTGCTGCATTGAGTAATCAAGATACATGTTTAGAAGGATTCGAAGGCACGGATCGACACCTCGAAAACTTCATCAAGGGAAGTTTAACTCAAGTCACTCAACTCATTAGCAATGTTCTAACTTTGTATGTTCAATTGAATAGCTTACCATTTAAACAACCAAGAAATGAGAGTATAAGACATGAAACTCCAAAATATCCAGAGTGGATGACTAATGGTGACAAGGAGATGCTAGTTTCTAGTCCAAATAGAATGCATGTAGATGCTGTTATAGCCTTAGATGGAAGTGGCCGTTATCGGTCGATTGCACAGGCTGTAAATGAGGCTCCTAGCCATAGTAACAGGAGATATGTGATCTACGTGAAGAGGGGAATTTACCATGAAAATATtgatttgaagaagaaaaagacCAATATCATGCTTGTGGGAGATGGGATTGGAGCCACTGTTATTACTGGTAACAGAAATTTCATGCAAGGGTGGACTACATTTCGAACTGCAACTGTTG CTGTTTCGGGCAAGGGGTTCATTGCAAGAGACATAACGTTTCGCAACACTGCTGGGCCCAAAACTTTCCAAGGCGTGGCCCTTCGTGTGGACTCAGACCAATCGGCCTTCTTCAGGTGCAGCATGGAAGGATATCAAGATACACTTTACGCCCATTCACTCCGTCAATTCTATCGCGAATGCAGCATTTACGGTACCATAGATTTCATTTTTGGCAATGGTGCTGCAGTTCTCCAAAACTGCAGGATTTTCACTAGACAGCCACTTCCTCAACAAAAGATCACAATCACAGCCCAAGGTCGAAAAAGCCCAGACCAAAGCACTGGATTCTCAATCCAAGATAGTCATATTTATACTACCAGGCCCACTTACTTGGGCAGGCCCTGGAAAATGTATTCAAGAACTGTGTACATGAATACTTATATGAGTGGTATGGTCCAGCCTAGAGGATGGTTGGAGTGGTATGGGAACTTTGCTTTGAATAGTTTGTGGTATGGTGAGTATAAGAATTATGGGCCTGGATCATCACTTTCGGGTCGGGTTAAGTGGCCCGGATACCATATTATTAAGGATCCTTCAACAGCTAGTTTCTTCTCTGTTCAACATTTCATTGATGGCATGTCGTGGTTGCCTGCCACTGGCATCCACTTCTCAGCTGGTCTTACCAATTAG